From the genome of Streptomyces sp. NBC_01341, one region includes:
- a CDS encoding AAA family ATPase, translating into MTAATYQYVDLPDASVVTTRALLTARENIGDTVAARAMMCIHGGAGFGKTLAVNTCLRELEPGEDVRRVTFRARPTARAVRYELFTALDLAGEPPRHPSEFDRLLKTALAERPRTFLVDEAQWLNGEAFEYFRYLWDEPSTQLAIIFVGGEGCHTVLRREPMLSSRIFIWQHFTRLTPSEVLDVIPLFHPIWADADPDDITFADQHAAHGNFRAWAQLTAHTRTALARTGRPRVDQELLRWAFSRLG; encoded by the coding sequence ATGACCGCGGCCACCTACCAGTACGTCGACTTGCCCGACGCTTCCGTGGTCACCACCCGCGCTCTGCTCACCGCGCGGGAGAACATCGGCGATACGGTCGCTGCCCGCGCGATGATGTGTATCCACGGCGGCGCCGGCTTCGGCAAGACGCTCGCCGTCAACACCTGCCTGCGCGAACTCGAACCGGGCGAGGATGTCCGCCGGGTCACCTTCCGCGCCCGTCCCACCGCCCGAGCGGTGCGCTACGAACTGTTCACCGCGCTCGACCTGGCCGGCGAGCCACCGCGCCACCCCAGCGAATTCGACCGTCTGCTGAAGACCGCTCTGGCCGAACGCCCCCGTACCTTCCTCGTGGATGAGGCCCAGTGGCTCAACGGGGAGGCGTTCGAGTACTTCCGTTACCTGTGGGACGAACCCTCCACCCAGCTCGCGATCATCTTCGTCGGCGGTGAGGGCTGCCACACCGTGCTGCGCCGCGAACCGATGCTCTCCTCCCGCATCTTCATCTGGCAGCACTTCACCCGCCTCACTCCCAGCGAGGTCCTCGACGTCATCCCGCTGTTCCACCCGATCTGGGCCGATGCCGACCCCGACGACATCACGTTCGCCGACCAGCATGCCGCGCACGGCAACTTCCGCGCCTGGGCCCAGCTGACCGCGCACACCCGCACCGCCCTGGCACGCACCGGCCGCCCCCGCGTGGATCAGGAACTGCTGCGCTGGGCCTTCAGCCGCCTTGGCTGA
- the tpg gene encoding telomere-protecting terminal protein Tpg → MGQIEKGLERALRTRPVPSSTGARLRFLLAAHRGSTRQVAAVLGVSQRTVQRWVTRKPGARRPPGPTQVRAIEEAVLARWQPRVRARRRAQAEAEGFVFHTRARFGFAAPAGSSDDPRVRWITQDLPGEVARELFAARDAGAGEQQQTVILARALGHTYFREWGRRAHGLHIVFSDVEFADFSID, encoded by the coding sequence ATGGGACAGATCGAGAAGGGTTTGGAGCGCGCGTTGCGTACCCGGCCCGTTCCCTCCAGCACCGGGGCCCGCCTGCGTTTTCTGCTGGCAGCGCATCGGGGTTCCACCCGGCAGGTGGCCGCCGTGCTGGGGGTCTCGCAGCGCACCGTGCAGCGGTGGGTGACGAGGAAGCCAGGAGCGCGTCGTCCCCCGGGTCCAACACAGGTGCGAGCGATCGAGGAAGCGGTCCTGGCTCGGTGGCAGCCGCGAGTACGGGCCCGTCGGCGTGCCCAGGCCGAGGCGGAGGGCTTCGTCTTCCATACCAGGGCGCGGTTCGGGTTCGCGGCTCCTGCGGGGTCCTCGGACGATCCGCGGGTGCGGTGGATCACCCAGGATCTGCCGGGAGAAGTGGCCCGGGAACTGTTCGCCGCCCGGGACGCCGGCGCGGGCGAGCAGCAGCAGACGGTGATCCTCGCCCGTGCGCTGGGACACACCTACTTCCGCGAATGGGGCCGCCGGGCCCACGGTCTACACATCGTCTTCAGCGACGTCGAGTTCGCCGACTTCTCGATCGACTGA